Within Meles meles chromosome 19, mMelMel3.1 paternal haplotype, whole genome shotgun sequence, the genomic segment GACCCAGACCTcaaccccctcctccctcagacccatcGTCCTGGTCCTCAAGGTATCCCCCCGGGATACAGGCCTCAGGGACCCCCGCTCTTGCCTCTTCGGGTAGCCGTGGTGCCCCAGCCAGCGACCCGGCACTCGTCTCCGGGCTGGGCACAGCGGGAGGGCAGGCGCAGGGTCTGGATGCGAGGCCCCAGCACAGCAGGCCTGGCCAGCTTCAGCAGCATGAGGTCATGCTCATCTGTCCGCCTCGGCAGGATGGGGCCTGAGCCCTGGTGGTACTTGGGGTGGATGACGTGGCGAGTGGTCCGGCGGAGCTGCTCgccctggaggaggagcagaTGATCGTCCCCGATGCGAGCCCACAGAGGACTAGGGAGGGAAGAGATATATGGGAGCAACGCCTCCTTGGGGACGGGGACCAGACTCTGAGTCCCTGGGAAGGAGGGTACTTGCAGCAGAGTAGAAGCCTGGACTCTGGcgtctgggggaggaggggttggagggtgaggactcctgggtctgagggaggaggggttggagggtgaggactcctgggtctgagggaggaggggttggagggtgaggactcctgggtctgagggaggaggtgggggctgggggtggagctGGAGGCTTGAGTTCTTGGGAAGCAGAAGAATGATTAGGTGTTTGGGGTCTCTGAGCTCCGCAAGAATTGAGTGCTGGGGTAAGCCTCTCTTCCTTCCGCCCTCAGTGGCAGCTCAGGAGGTGAACAATTTCCTTAGTTCGAAATTACTAACCACACCAGATCCTGACTTCTGTCTGTGGCCTACAACTATCTACAGCTCAACAGAACCCAAGGAGTTTCAGCACGACAGGGGAGGCTGAAGGCCCAGAAAGGCTCAGAAGGACCACACCGCCCCCTGGCGGCCACaacccaaccccacctctcctcctACGGGAAGGCCTCCAGCATTGACTCGCACGTGGACTCAAGTGCCCCGGCccttcccgccccctcccagggACCTGCCTCCACAGCCCCTCCGTGGCTGCCCCGAGGAGCTCCCCTTACTTGTTGTGCCGGCAGTGCGCGGCtgtgagcacccaactcttgtcCACCAGGACGCCCGCGCAGTGGAACGAGAGGCCACTGAAGAGGGAGACCTGCCAGGGCTGCGAACCGCGTGCGCAAGGAGCGCCGGAGGCCACAAGGTCCACGCCGGTGTCGTTTCTGGGGAGCAGCACCGCCTCCGcggctggagaaagaaaaggggtgGATATCAGAGCTGGCAGGACAAGGGCTGGATT encodes:
- the KLK10 gene encoding kallikrein-10, with the protein product MGPPHRPLCTASSARALSRLLLPLLVTQLWAAEAVLLPRNDTGVDLVASGAPCARGSQPWQVSLFSGLSFHCAGVLVDKSWVLTAAHCRHNNPLWARIGDDHLLLLQGEQLRRTTRHVIHPKYHQGSGPILPRRTDEHDLMLLKLARPAVLGPRIQTLRLPSRCAQPGDECRVAGWGTTATRRVKYNKGLSCSRVTVLSPKECEVFYPGVVTNNMMCAGLDQGQDPCQSDSGGPLVCDETLQGTLSWGVYPCGSAQHPAVYTQICKYSSWIEKTIRSN